CAATCTGACTGGAATGATTTTACTTACAATTTCTAgtgttgaaaattttctatgCCATTTTATTATCAAATCTGAGTCTCACTAAATTATACCTAAATTGCAGCATCATCACTTTCAAGAAGTCAATCAGATGTTGCAAGGATCGCAAGTCCTACTTTGGGTGATCAGATAGAGGATAAGCTGGTAATTTTGGaggcatgaatttttttattgtcattcaaGCTAACTGAAATCCAAATTAATTGCAATGCAATATGGAATGTTCTTCACCTTTTCAATTTATGATGTGCTTTCTgtacttgtttttatttatctatgTATATTCCGTTTTCACGGACTTTGCAGATTGTTTCTGACTCAATGAGAGCTTTgtcaaataagaaaataaatggaACACCCATTAAGATGCTCATAGACCAAGAAATGTCCAAAGAAGTTGTTTCAAAGCACAACCCACCACCAAATGTAGTTGCAAAATTAATGGGGCTTGAAGCCCTCCCACGGGGAGATCCTAATTTATCTGTGGAGAGAAGCCATAGAGGAGATTATTCTCAACATATGTGTGATCATTCAGGGACACCATTTAAACACTGGCAGATGCATGATAGATTTATGGACAAGGAAATGCTTCATGAAGTTCATCTGAACACAGAACAGATTGCTTACAAGGATATTTATGACATATGGTTGCAATCACAAAGAACAGGCAATGTAAGAGACAAGACACCCGAGAGAGAAAAGTGGACTGAAGATGTTAATGGGAAGAAAATGGCTCTCATTCGTCAAAAATTTATGGAAGCTAAACGTCTGTCCACAGATGAGAAACTACGTCAGTCCAAGGAGTTTGATGATGCCTTGGAAGTTTTGAGTTCAAATAATGATCTGTTAATCAGGTTATTGGATTCTCAAAATCTTTATGAACTTCAGTCCACTCCAGTAGCAGAGACAAAGCGCATTACTGTTCTTAAGCCTTCGAAGATGGTTGATAATGAAAAATCTGTTGGTAAGGGGAAGAAAAATGATAAGCAGATTAAGAAACCGGCAAATGTTGGTACTGCATGGGAGAGATACAGTCCTGGATACACTCCTCCCAATCAGAAAGTGGACGAGTTTCCAGTACAACCTACTCGTATAGTGGTATTGAAGCCAAGCCCTGGCAAGGCACATGAGATTAAGGCAGTGGTTTCTCCAACAATGTCGTCACCTCGGAATTTGCCAAGTGGAAATTTCTACCAGGAACCTGAAGATGATGATGTACTTGAATCAAGAAAAGTAGATAGTGAGATTACACAGCAATTGCATGAAGATATGAGGAGCCATCAAAGAGATGAAACATTCTATTCTTCAGTATTTTCAAATGGCTATACTGGTGATGAGAGTTCATTCAACAAATCGGATCATGAGTGTAATGCAGGGAACTTTAGTGATTTGGAAGTCATGTCACCATCTCCAAGGCATTCTTGGGATTACATCAATCGCTGTGGCAgtcctttttcttcatcatcctTCAGCCGTGCATCCTGTTCTCCTGAGTCGTCGGTATGCAGAGAGGCCAAGAAACGACTTTCTGAAAGATGGGCCATGATGGCATCAAGTAAAGGCCTTCAAGAACAAAGGCACATGCGCAGAAGCTCTACCTTAGGTGAGATGCTTGCTCTCTCGGATATAAAGAAATCTGAAATATCCGAGCTTGAGGGTATTAATAAAGAACAGGAACCAAATGAATCTGTTTCTTGTAGTCGAAATTTTAATGCTGAAACATGTGTGGATGGTTCTCCTAGAAATCTCTCTAGGTCAAAATCTGTTCCAACATCTTCCACTGTCTTTGATAATGGTCTCAGTGTTGAAGTTTGTGATAGTGATGCTGGCAAAATACATGTGTCTGGGGAGCTGACAAAGTCAAAGAGTATGAAATCATCATTTAAAGGGAAAGTTACCAGTTTCTTCTTCTCGAGGAGCAAGAAACCAACCAGAGAAAAATCTTGTCCATCTCAATCTAAAATTGAATCCCAATCTACACTCACTGGAACATCAGATTCTCCAGTAAGTTCGTCTGGTGTCCTTAGGGAGGATGTGTCTCAAAGCTTCAATAGTGGATCCATTGGAGAGTGTTCTCTTACAGCACCAAATGAATCATCAGGAAAAATGTTCTCAGATTCTATCTCTAACGGACAAGGCGCCATACCTCTGGAGGTAATAGCTTCTATTTTTGCGTATATTATGATCTACTTCTTTTACCGTGCATTATACACATTTTCTTTCTGTCTATATTGGCTTAAGGTATCTCATCAATGCTTtataaattttccaccaactctCAGTCCCTTACTTGTCTCCCCATTTGCAAAGGAAAGAAtggaaaaacaacaaaaaagagaaaaacagtattgaatatatattgattCTTATTGTGACGCATTTGGTTGGGTTGTACTGCTGTTttccattgttttttttttcttttctataccaATATCTtgctaaataaataaaaatcgtCTTTTAATTCCAGCTTGTGCCTTGTCTACCTAACTAATGAAATTAGTCACTTGAAACTTATGTATGAGTTGGAGGCTGCTTGGTGTAGTGGAACAAATGAAATCTTCACCCGCCTTTGAACGTCATTGAGTCCTAATAGCTATTTGATAAATAATAGAACTAGCTTTTTTCAGCCAGCATACGTAGTACACCCAAAACCTCTATGATTTCTTGTTATTGCAGATTATGGAATTGTAAACTGAATTTCTCATGTTTGTTTACAGTCTGGATTGACACTGTCAAAGCCCGTGGTGCCTGGGATTTCAAGTGAAAACCAGGGTCAGCCGAGTCCGATATCAGTTTTAGAGCCTCCATTTGAAGATGATAATGGTGCTAACGAGGCCTTGGGCTATGGGAAGGGTGGTCACCTGGGTACTGCCTGGTCCTTTCTCTCTATACTCTCACTATTTCAAGATGTTCATATTGGACTGTCTTTACTGTTTTATTATCTgacttgaatatttttttaggaTCACGGGGCCCTCTGAAGTCTAATTTAATTGACAAATCACCACCTATAGAATCAATAGCTCGGACCCTCTCATGGGATGATTCTTGTGTAGAGGTGGCAAGTCCATACCCATTAAAGCCCTCGTTGGGCTCCTTAGACACCAAGGTAGAGGATCAAGACTGGCTTGTGTTTGTCGAGAAACTACTATCAGCTGCTGGAATTGATGATCAAGTGCAGTCTGACTCGTTTTACTCTAGATGGCATTCCCTCGAAAGCCCATTGGATCCATCATTGAGGGACAATTATGCCAATCTGAATGACAAGGAGCCTCAGCAACTCCATGAGGCGAAGCGAAGGCAGAGGAGATCCAATCAGAAGCTTGTATTCGATTGTGTTAACTTTTCACTGATAGAAATTACTGGTTATGGATCAGAGAATTACTTGATGGGTAGGTTATGGAGTGGGAGCCACAGCAGATTCCAAGTCCCAGAGGGTGAAGCTCACCCTTTGGTAGACCTTGTTGTGGCCCAGATGAAGGAGTTAATATCTGGTGCTATGAGGTCTGTTTGGGGAGATTGTGGGGACAGTAACAGCCTGGGGGTAGAAAGTGTTGTCAGAAAAGAGGTTGTGGGGAAAGGGTGGGTTGAGCTTATGGCATTAGAGATGGATATTTTGGTGAAGGAAGTAGAGGGGAAGTTGCTACAAGAACTTGTGGAGGATGCGGTAGTTGATTTGACTGGCAGGGCCTGAATCGTTGAAACCCTGACATGGCGTTTTCGCTTTGGCTTcgctttttttaatattgtaactCTATTATTGTTGTATTCGATTATCAACACACGGCCCTACttacctaattttattaaatgctACTGAAAAATTATTTCAACTTGCTGCTACTTCACATCACTGAAACTGTAATAAATTAATCACCTATTCGACTGCACCGAGAAAGAATATAAGGAATCGCACATCTCATAAAAGATCGTGCATCTTGGTGTTTAAGACGTTTCACAAGATTGTTCTATAATTGAACAATAGATGTCTTTTCTCATCCTAGAAAAATAGGATTTTGTTCTACGAAATTTGGTTAGTTCAGAAGAAGTCTATTAGTGTGGCGTCTAGAGTTGCCACAGTCCATAACTTTAACCCAGAAAAGGAAATTCAGATTCTGCAAATGGCTACCCTGAAAAGGCTGCAGGAGGAAAGAAGCATCAAAGTAGATTGATACACTGTAACAATTCACATTGCAATAAGTGAGTCTGACAGTAGAATAAATTAGTAATACGCACCCGGTTTTGAGTACTGAATGACGAAGAGTGTATATGGAGTTACGTAACTTTGTCACAGTCTGTTTCAGCGAGTACAAGCGTAGGCATATGTGTGGGCCTATGATGCTGCACCATTTGTACAAGCTGTATGGGGAACAAGGACCCACCATAACCCCAAACAGATCAATCCTCTATTTCCTTGTCTCCCCCTTCCAATTATCTGCTGGCTCCCATTAAATCACAATGCGCGATGAATGATGGAATGGCATTCACGAGTCACAACATAACTCTTGGACATGCTAACAATAATGGTTTTTCCTTCACCTAAAGCTAATCTCTTCTCAATTATAATTtccaaaaatcacaacaaaGCCAAACTCAGACCACGACCAATTTGCCTGTTCTAAAAGAATTGATACCCACCTTTTTGTGATGACTGATGCCTATAATAGCAGTAAGTTACAAAAAAACAATATACAGTACTCACACTGTCTCGTCAACATTCCCTTTTGGCCTAATAGGTGTCTACAATCTTGTCATTAATGACAACCTAATTCAATCACACCCTTCTGTATTATATTTTGTGTTCAAACTATAATATAACAGATTCTGTCTATGCAAATTTCGAGGGATGATACGTTATTTTTAACGTACACATTTTCAAAATACGTGAAAGGCTTGTGCagcacaataaaataaaaatacaagacaatttgttaattgttttattcACTGTTccgatatatatattttcttttagctACATCTTAACAAGATTCTCCTATAGCCCTACAACAACTCACGCAGTTTACTAAGAAAAGTACGTGGTCCATGAAACAGGTCACAAATTGAAGTAACTATTTCCTCTATCTCTTTCATTGTTTTAATCTCTTTGTCATATTATAGAAAAAGTGGGTTATTTAGGATCAAACTGATCAAAGCAGGAGTTTTGCCAAATAAACAAAACCGTTACTCTCTGATGTTTCATTGCATATGATAAAATGTGCACCCATCAAAGTCAACAATTGAAAGGAATTcaaaaaatcacatatggaTGTCAAATTCAACAAGTTGGCAAATTGCAAAActttctttcaaaaataatgATAGTGTTATAGAGGTGATCAACTTGCATATTATTTTTCACTCGTGGAAGGCAAAGAAagagaaacagagaaaaaaagatTCTGGGGGTGCGTGCATATGATAAGAGCCAGGTAATAGTCACACAGTAGCTGAGTCTAAAACacgaatcagaaaaggacaaataatttgaaaatgtaAAAGGGTAGCAGCAAGAGGCATTTGTCAACAcggaagaaaagtgaaaaaaaggaagagaataTTCGGTGATGGCAGCCAATGGCAGATGTTGTGTTGTTAGTATGCACATTCTAAGGAGACTAGAAGCCAAAAGTATGACATCTTCTGCTTCAAAATTGAAGCTTGCACAACCCAGAAAACCCGTGACAGCTTTATCTATTACACTGTGTTCAATACATACACAAGATAAGCTTTTAATATGATCAGCATACATATGTAGAATAATCAACTTGTGGCCATTCTTGAGATCcaaaaactacggaaaaacccaCAGAGTAAGCATGATTCTTGAAAGGGACTAAGGTTTCTTTCTTGCTTGTCATTTCACTgtcaaattgaaaaagaaaaaagatacaaAGATGCCTCTGAGTCACACTGATATAAAAAACTTTTGCTTTTGTTCATTTTAAGGACTTATAGCTTCAGTGTCTTGCATGAACTTTGTCTTCATGGAATCTAAGCCATCACAAGATGTTAAGCACAAACACACCTTTGTGTCCCCAACCATTTTCACATGCAAGTTACTTCAAATACTCCACAAAAAATAAAGCTTTTGTTAAAGTTTAATCACTCCTATAACATGAGTTAATCACAGTTCAAACTTTCCTTCAATCAAAAATCATCCTTCAAACTTTTCTCAAAGCAGTTCTAATAATAAAGACAACAAACTTATTATCAGTGTCAAATTcagttggatttttttttctgtcaaagTGTTTTGCTATTGTTGTTTGTAGTTTTCAATTAAATCGtagaattcaattttaatagttatgaaatatattatgagttttactattaaaaataagttttatagaaaCTTCTATAAGACAATGAGGATGAACTTTGAGTGTTTAGTTATCACGAAAATTGTTTCATCAAATCAATAATTTTCTCATGCTAATCTTATTTTAGTTAAGTTACAAATATTTGACTTTTAAGtatctttcttatttttatgtaatttccAAATTAAGACATTCACACAACTTTTAcaggattttgattttttcttattttatttgtttatttggaTTCTTATAGCAtcaacttattttcttttttaatttgtaaataaaatgtaGCTCAAATCCGTTATACATTtctaaatctatttttttatatatttcgaaatatatattgaattttgttttaagtttaaaatatggAGATGcgaagataaattttaatttttattataattttaatgaaaaataatttcaggtatgaagaaagaaaagagatatGCAGGAATAACCGGCCCAACACAGCCCAACACAAATCATAGAAAAAGGAAAGTGGGCTCAGTACACAATAGATAAGTCAGATGAATAATAATAGAacgggtgttgctccctccaccaccaccctatacttccttCACCttcccacattattttaaatacaattatatccttaagttaaaaagatttttacttataccctattttaaataatttgaaaccctaattttactttcccagcacccacccacggaactctTTTCCCCTTTTCCATttccgtttcacctccccacctcccgcacttctattcttttttctttctagttttctttttggtttgaaagcttccattgccgccgtggtgtgaaggagcgtcgccgccgtggtgtggaggaacatcgaggagcgtctagagcatcaaccagcgtgaagaagtatacatcaacggaggtgacatccttcaacgaatgtcccctaat
This sequence is a window from Vigna angularis cultivar LongXiaoDou No.4 chromosome 2, ASM1680809v1, whole genome shotgun sequence. Protein-coding genes within it:
- the LOC108322999 gene encoding uncharacterized protein LOC108322999 isoform X2: MNGAQNRKVHNVEKPFPGCLGRMVNLFDLTGGVNGNKLLTDRPHRDASSLSRSQSDVARIASPTLGDQIEDKLIVSDSMRALSNKKINGTPIKMLIDQEMSKEVVSKHNPPPNVVAKLMGLEALPRGDPNLSVERSHRGDYSQHMCDHSGTPFKHWQMHDRFMDKEMLHEVHLNTEQIAYKDIYDIWLQSQRTGNVRDKTPEREKWTEDVNGKKMALIRQKFMEAKRLSTDEKLRQSKEFDDALEVLSSNNDLLIRLLDSQNLYELQSTPVAETKRITVLKPSKMVDNEKSVGKGKKNDKQIKKPANVGTAWERYSPGYTPPNQKVDEFPVQPTRIVVLKPSPGKAHEIKAVVSPTMSSPRNLPSGNFYQEPEDDDVLESRKVDSEITQQLHEDMRSHQRDETFYSSVFSNGYTGDESSFNKSDHECNAGNFSDLEVMSPSPRHSWDYINRCGSPFSSSSFSRASCSPESSVCREAKKRLSERWAMMASSKGLQEQRHMRRSSTLGEMLALSDIKKSEISELEGINKEQEPNESVSCSRNFNAETCVDGSPRNLSRSKSVPTSSTVFDNGLSVEVCDSDAGKIHVSGELTKSKSMKSSFKGKVTSFFFSRSKKPTREKSCPSQSKIESQSTLTGTSDSPVSSSGVLREDVSQSFNSGSIGECSLTAPNESSGKMFSDSISNGQGAIPLESGLTLSKPVVPGISSENQGQPSPISVLEPPFEDDNGANEALGYGKGGHLGSRGPLKSNLIDKSPPIESIARTLSWDDSCVEVASPYPLKPSLGSLDTKVEDQDWLVFVEKLLSAAGIDDQVQSDSFYSRWHSLESPLDPSLRDNYANLNDKEPQQLHEAKRRQRRSNQKLVFDCVNFSLIEITGYGSENYLMGRLWSGSHSRFQVPEGEAHPLVDLVVAQMKELISGAMRSVWGDCGDSNSLGVESVVRKEVVGKGWVELMALEMDILVKEVEGKLLQELVEDAVVDLTGRA
- the LOC108322999 gene encoding uncharacterized protein LOC108322999 isoform X1, whose product is MAVPTVEMNGAQNRKVHNVEKPFPGCLGRMVNLFDLTGGVNGNKLLTDRPHRDASSLSRSQSDVARIASPTLGDQIEDKLIVSDSMRALSNKKINGTPIKMLIDQEMSKEVVSKHNPPPNVVAKLMGLEALPRGDPNLSVERSHRGDYSQHMCDHSGTPFKHWQMHDRFMDKEMLHEVHLNTEQIAYKDIYDIWLQSQRTGNVRDKTPEREKWTEDVNGKKMALIRQKFMEAKRLSTDEKLRQSKEFDDALEVLSSNNDLLIRLLDSQNLYELQSTPVAETKRITVLKPSKMVDNEKSVGKGKKNDKQIKKPANVGTAWERYSPGYTPPNQKVDEFPVQPTRIVVLKPSPGKAHEIKAVVSPTMSSPRNLPSGNFYQEPEDDDVLESRKVDSEITQQLHEDMRSHQRDETFYSSVFSNGYTGDESSFNKSDHECNAGNFSDLEVMSPSPRHSWDYINRCGSPFSSSSFSRASCSPESSVCREAKKRLSERWAMMASSKGLQEQRHMRRSSTLGEMLALSDIKKSEISELEGINKEQEPNESVSCSRNFNAETCVDGSPRNLSRSKSVPTSSTVFDNGLSVEVCDSDAGKIHVSGELTKSKSMKSSFKGKVTSFFFSRSKKPTREKSCPSQSKIESQSTLTGTSDSPVSSSGVLREDVSQSFNSGSIGECSLTAPNESSGKMFSDSISNGQGAIPLESGLTLSKPVVPGISSENQGQPSPISVLEPPFEDDNGANEALGYGKGGHLGSRGPLKSNLIDKSPPIESIARTLSWDDSCVEVASPYPLKPSLGSLDTKVEDQDWLVFVEKLLSAAGIDDQVQSDSFYSRWHSLESPLDPSLRDNYANLNDKEPQQLHEAKRRQRRSNQKLVFDCVNFSLIEITGYGSENYLMGRLWSGSHSRFQVPEGEAHPLVDLVVAQMKELISGAMRSVWGDCGDSNSLGVESVVRKEVVGKGWVELMALEMDILVKEVEGKLLQELVEDAVVDLTGRA